In Primulina eburnea isolate SZY01 chromosome 14, ASM2296580v1, whole genome shotgun sequence, the following proteins share a genomic window:
- the LOC140812112 gene encoding O-fucosyltransferase 15-like isoform X1, protein MAKSVSHSNLSDITTTSGNTSNEEYGDDQPISGFRVHSRKSSSPARLSGSSPVNSLGSLPPTRFPAFSLSPDSSTTWFDGFLCGAVIDTKKMNKAKIKVWYRNKMTIGLAVLIGSFFLMNWWMLSRIQEPGRTREEIKVKWLKANSSTVSIREELEKLGRGRKPQKTIFVRLLSKAAHALAEEQNKPEPKDLWVEPYIRASSWTPCSHTRDWKPSEGDNGYIVVTANGGINQQRVAVCNSVAIARLLNATLVLPNFLYSSVWRDSSQFGDIYQEEHFINYLKPDIRIVRKLPKELQSLDLNAIGSLVTDIDVVKEAKPSFYLKYILPILHRNRVVHFVGFGNRLASDPIPRQIQRLRCRCNFYALRFVPKIQEVGALLIQRMRQNDTGLGLLDHYLVGPFSQSKMKGQKVHAAKISRYLALHLRFEIDMVAHSLCEFGGGEEEMQELEAYRDTHFPALAELKKTKKLPSSTDLRSEGLCPLMPEETVLMLAALGFNRRSHIYLAGAHIYGGKSRLAALTTLFPNLVTKENLLSSAEIEPFANFSSQLAALDFIVCTASDVFAMTDSGSQFSSLIAGYRIYYGGGKMPSIRPNKRRLADIFVKNNTIEWKVFETRVRKAVRQNKRVFSRPIGRSVYRYPRCQDCMCYTA, encoded by the exons ATGGCAAAGAGCGTGTCCCACTCCAATCTCTCCGACATCACCACGACAAGTGGCAACACGTCCAACGAAGAATATGGCGATGATCAACCAATTTCAGGGTTTCGGGTTCATTCCCGGAAGTCAAGTAGTCCGGCCCGTCTGAGCGGTTCTTCACCTGTCAATTCTTTAGGGTCGTTGCCCCCGACCAGATTCCCGGCCTTTTCCCTCTCACCCGACTCTTCGACGACGTGGTTTGATGGGTTTCTTTGCGGTGCTGTAATTGATACCAAGAAAATGAACAAAGCCAAGATAAAGGTGTGGTATAGGAATAAGATGACGATTGGATTGGCGGTGTTGATTGGTTCTTTTTTCTTGATGAATTGGTGGATGCTTTCTCGAATCCAAGAACCGGGTCGAACCCGTGAGGAAATCAAGGTTAAGTGGTTGAAAGCAAATTCTTCCACCGTATCTATCCgg GAAGAGTTAGAAAAGCTTGGTAGAGGGAGAAAACCTCAGAAAACAATATTTGTGAGGCTTTTGTCTAAGGCTGCTCATGCATTAGCCGAG GAACAGAACAAGCCTGAGCCTAAGGACTTGTGGGTGGAACCTTACATCCGTGCTTCTTCCTGGACTCCTTGTTCTCATACAAGAGATTGGAAACCTAGTG AGGGTGACAATGGTTATATAGTGGTCACCGCAAATGGTGGAATAAATCAGCAGCGAGTTGCT GTGTGCAATTCTGTTGCTATTGCTAGGTTACTTAATGCAACACTTGTTCTTCCCAACTTTCTGTACAGCAGTGTTTGGAGAGATTCCAG TCAGTTCGGGGATATATACCAGGAGGAGCATTTCATCAACTACTTGAAGCCTGATATTCGAATTGTCAGGAAACTTCCAAAGGAATTGCAGTCGTTAGACTTAAATGCAATTGGAAGTTTG GTGACAGATATAGATGTGGTTAAAGAGGCTAAGCCAagtttttatttgaaatatattcttcCCATTTTACACCGTAACAGAGTCGTCCATTTTGTTGGATTTGGGAATCGATTAGCATCTGATCCCATACCACGTCAAATACAG AGACTTCGATGCAGATGCAATTTTTATGCCCTGAGGTTTGTTCCAAAAATACAAGAAGTGGGCGCTCTGCTGATTCAGAGAATGCGTCAAAATGATACCGGCTTGGGACTTTTGGACCATTATCTTGTTGGCCCTTTTTCACAGTCAAAGATGAAGGGGCAAAAAGTTCACGCAGCTAAAATATCTAGATACTTGGCCTTACATCTGAGATTCGAAATTGACATGGTGGCTCATTCTTTGTGTGAATTTGGTGGAGGTGAAGAAGAAATGCAAGAATTAGAGGCTTACAGGGATACCCATTTTCCTGCATTGGCAGAGCTGAAGAAGACTAAAAA GTTACCCTCTTCGACAGACTTAAGATCGGAAGGCCTATGCCCGTTAATGCCGGAGGAGACAGTGCTCATGCTTGCGGCCCTTGGTTTCAACCGGAGGTCCCACATATACCTTGCAGGGGCTCATATTTATGGAGGGAAGTCGAGATTGGCAGCCTTGACAACATTGTTCCCTAATTTAGTAACCAAAGAAAACTTGCTTTCTTCTGCTGAGATCGAGCCATTTGCAAATTTCTCATCTCag TTGGCTGCACTTGACTTCATAGTTTGCACAGCTTCAGACGTATTTGCCATGACAGACTCTGGCAGTCAGTTTTCTTCTCTGATAGCAGGTTATCGAATCTATTATGGTGGGGGGAAGATGCCATCAATCAGGCCAAACAAACGGAGGCTTGCTGACATTTTTGTGAAAAACAACACAATAGAGTGGAAGGTATTTGAGACGAGAGTGAGGAAGGCCGTGAGACAAAATAAACGTGTGTTTTCACGGCCCATCGGAAGAAGTGTATACAGATATCCTCGATGTcaggattgtatgtgttatACGGCTTAA
- the LOC140812112 gene encoding O-fucosyltransferase 15-like isoform X2 — protein MAKSVSHSNLSDITTTSGNTSNEEYGDDQPISGFRVHSRKSSSPARLSGSSPVNSLGSLPPTRFPAFSLSPDSSTTWFDGFLCGAVIDTKKMNKAKIKVWYRNKMTIGLAVLIGSFFLMNWWMLSRIQEPGRTREEIKVKWLKANSSTVSIREELEKLGRGRKPQKTIFVRLLSKAAHALAENKPEPKDLWVEPYIRASSWTPCSHTRDWKPSEGDNGYIVVTANGGINQQRVAVCNSVAIARLLNATLVLPNFLYSSVWRDSSQFGDIYQEEHFINYLKPDIRIVRKLPKELQSLDLNAIGSLVTDIDVVKEAKPSFYLKYILPILHRNRVVHFVGFGNRLASDPIPRQIQRLRCRCNFYALRFVPKIQEVGALLIQRMRQNDTGLGLLDHYLVGPFSQSKMKGQKVHAAKISRYLALHLRFEIDMVAHSLCEFGGGEEEMQELEAYRDTHFPALAELKKTKKLPSSTDLRSEGLCPLMPEETVLMLAALGFNRRSHIYLAGAHIYGGKSRLAALTTLFPNLVTKENLLSSAEIEPFANFSSQLAALDFIVCTASDVFAMTDSGSQFSSLIAGYRIYYGGGKMPSIRPNKRRLADIFVKNNTIEWKVFETRVRKAVRQNKRVFSRPIGRSVYRYPRCQDCMCYTA, from the exons ATGGCAAAGAGCGTGTCCCACTCCAATCTCTCCGACATCACCACGACAAGTGGCAACACGTCCAACGAAGAATATGGCGATGATCAACCAATTTCAGGGTTTCGGGTTCATTCCCGGAAGTCAAGTAGTCCGGCCCGTCTGAGCGGTTCTTCACCTGTCAATTCTTTAGGGTCGTTGCCCCCGACCAGATTCCCGGCCTTTTCCCTCTCACCCGACTCTTCGACGACGTGGTTTGATGGGTTTCTTTGCGGTGCTGTAATTGATACCAAGAAAATGAACAAAGCCAAGATAAAGGTGTGGTATAGGAATAAGATGACGATTGGATTGGCGGTGTTGATTGGTTCTTTTTTCTTGATGAATTGGTGGATGCTTTCTCGAATCCAAGAACCGGGTCGAACCCGTGAGGAAATCAAGGTTAAGTGGTTGAAAGCAAATTCTTCCACCGTATCTATCCgg GAAGAGTTAGAAAAGCTTGGTAGAGGGAGAAAACCTCAGAAAACAATATTTGTGAGGCTTTTGTCTAAGGCTGCTCATGCATTAGCCGAG AACAAGCCTGAGCCTAAGGACTTGTGGGTGGAACCTTACATCCGTGCTTCTTCCTGGACTCCTTGTTCTCATACAAGAGATTGGAAACCTAGTG AGGGTGACAATGGTTATATAGTGGTCACCGCAAATGGTGGAATAAATCAGCAGCGAGTTGCT GTGTGCAATTCTGTTGCTATTGCTAGGTTACTTAATGCAACACTTGTTCTTCCCAACTTTCTGTACAGCAGTGTTTGGAGAGATTCCAG TCAGTTCGGGGATATATACCAGGAGGAGCATTTCATCAACTACTTGAAGCCTGATATTCGAATTGTCAGGAAACTTCCAAAGGAATTGCAGTCGTTAGACTTAAATGCAATTGGAAGTTTG GTGACAGATATAGATGTGGTTAAAGAGGCTAAGCCAagtttttatttgaaatatattcttcCCATTTTACACCGTAACAGAGTCGTCCATTTTGTTGGATTTGGGAATCGATTAGCATCTGATCCCATACCACGTCAAATACAG AGACTTCGATGCAGATGCAATTTTTATGCCCTGAGGTTTGTTCCAAAAATACAAGAAGTGGGCGCTCTGCTGATTCAGAGAATGCGTCAAAATGATACCGGCTTGGGACTTTTGGACCATTATCTTGTTGGCCCTTTTTCACAGTCAAAGATGAAGGGGCAAAAAGTTCACGCAGCTAAAATATCTAGATACTTGGCCTTACATCTGAGATTCGAAATTGACATGGTGGCTCATTCTTTGTGTGAATTTGGTGGAGGTGAAGAAGAAATGCAAGAATTAGAGGCTTACAGGGATACCCATTTTCCTGCATTGGCAGAGCTGAAGAAGACTAAAAA GTTACCCTCTTCGACAGACTTAAGATCGGAAGGCCTATGCCCGTTAATGCCGGAGGAGACAGTGCTCATGCTTGCGGCCCTTGGTTTCAACCGGAGGTCCCACATATACCTTGCAGGGGCTCATATTTATGGAGGGAAGTCGAGATTGGCAGCCTTGACAACATTGTTCCCTAATTTAGTAACCAAAGAAAACTTGCTTTCTTCTGCTGAGATCGAGCCATTTGCAAATTTCTCATCTCag TTGGCTGCACTTGACTTCATAGTTTGCACAGCTTCAGACGTATTTGCCATGACAGACTCTGGCAGTCAGTTTTCTTCTCTGATAGCAGGTTATCGAATCTATTATGGTGGGGGGAAGATGCCATCAATCAGGCCAAACAAACGGAGGCTTGCTGACATTTTTGTGAAAAACAACACAATAGAGTGGAAGGTATTTGAGACGAGAGTGAGGAAGGCCGTGAGACAAAATAAACGTGTGTTTTCACGGCCCATCGGAAGAAGTGTATACAGATATCCTCGATGTcaggattgtatgtgttatACGGCTTAA
- the LOC140811898 gene encoding uncharacterized protein yields MEKQEPLPRILSPCSSGRRRSCDSNSPEFEFWMLRNPSFPQPNILSADELFSDGFLLPLHLLNLSDDPTPTPPQTMSAALEATGSEHGASIIESADLLSAVNPSFTSSKRWMDIFKKGEKKSSHLFNGVNADDSSKDKDIKSNGKEKKREKKNGVGSSKGVSAAELNINIWPFSRSRSAGNGAARPRSAVATRKVSSAPCSRSNSSGESKSRKWPSSPSRAGVHLGRSSPVWQVRRGGSGRRPDTFVKNPQKGIRKDGNDGSRRKPPAESVGGRSHNARVLGLNVPMCIGYRQHLSCRSDPYSAADVATAVTGGNVSGDGVRGGNLFNIRSLFSKKIY; encoded by the coding sequence atggaaaaacaaGAGCCCCTTCCTCGGATTCTTTCACCGTGTAGCAGTGGAAGAAGACGAAGCTGCGATTCCAACTCACCTGAATTTGAGTTTTGGATGCTTCGGAACCCGTCTTTTCCTCAGCCAAATATCCTCTCTGCCGATGAGCTCTTCTCCGACGGTTTCCTCCTCCCACTACACCTCCTCAACCTCTCCGATGACCCTACTCCTACGCCTCCGCAGACGATGAGTGCGGCCCTTGAAGCAACCGGATCGGAGCATGGAGCTTCGATAATTGAATCGGCTGACCTGCTGTCAGCTGTCAATCCTTCGTTCACTTCCTCAAAGCGTTGGATGGATATTTTTAAGAAAGGTGAAAAGAAAAGCTCGCATTTATTCAATGGTGTAAATGCAGATGATAGTAGCAAAGATAAGGACATTAAAAGTAACGGTAAAGAGAAGAAGCGAGAGAAGAAGAATGGTGTTGGTTCGAGTAAAGGAGTAAGCGCCGCGGAGTTGAATATAAACATATGGCCTTTCTCGAGGAGTAGATCTGCCGGAAACGGCGCAGCGCGCCCACGATCGGCGGTGGCGACAAGGAAAGTGAGCAGCGCACCGTGCTCTAGGAGCAACTCATCGGGCGAGTCAAAGTCCCGGAAATGGCCTAGCAGCCCAAGTAGAGCCGGAGTTCACTTGGGAAGAAGCAGTCCCGTTTGGCAGGTTCGCCGCGGTGGAAGTGGGCGGAGGCCGGATACATTCGTGAAGAATCCTCAAAAGGGCATCAGGAAAGATGGGAATGACGGCAGCCGGAGAAAACCCCCTGCTGAATCCGTCGGTGGACGTTCTCATAATGCTAGAGTTTTGGGTTTAAATGTCCCCATGTGCATTGGCTACCGACAGCACTTGAGCTGTAGAAGTGATCCATATAGCGCCGCAGATGTTGCCACCGCGGTTACTGGTGGTAATGTCTCCGGCGACGGAGTACGTGGCGGTAATTTATTCAACATCCGAAGTCTTTTTTCcaagaaaatatattaa
- the LOC140812177 gene encoding protein STRUBBELIG-RECEPTOR FAMILY 8-like isoform X1, which yields MEKAVAISSLFLTRLLVIWAAVIFSFGVPIDATTDPNDVQGLQILYTSLNSPWQLTGWRYSGGDPCGELWKGVICQGSSVVSLQMSGLGLSGTMGYLLNNLVSLKSLDLSGNSIHDSIPYQLPPNLTSLNLANNIISGNLPYSLSSMTSLAYLNVSRNILSQGVGDMFANHSALANLDISFNNFTGDLPPSFSTLTNLSTLRVQNNKLTGSLNVLVGLPLIDLNVADNNFSGWIPQELNSVTNFVYDGNAFANGPAPPPPPYTPPPPGRSGNGSNHSPQSGHTPESNARNGNKKNGLTTGSILGLVLGSLSATILLLLALVFCLRRESKKEISAQTSVGTLPGNDKVNTEMQEHRVKPTATVSDLKPTAMENMTIERLQGKNGSVKRVKSPITATSFTVATLQTATNSFSQENLIGEGSLGRVYRAEFPNGKIMAIKKIDSAALSLQEEDNFLEAISNMSRLRHPNIVALAGYCAEHGQRLLVNDYIGNSNLHDMLHYADERSKMLTWNARVRVALGTARALEYLHEVCLPSVVHRNLKSANILLDDEFNPQLSDCGLASLTPNTERQVSSAHVIGSFGYSAPEFALSGMYTVKSDVYSFGVVMLELLTGRKPLDSSRVRSEQSLVRWATPQLHDIDALSKMVDPILNGMYPAKSLSRFADIIALCVQPEPEFRPPMSEVVQALVRLMQRAVIVKRQPSGDSGFAFKNPDHEAGDSQ from the exons ATGGAGAAAGCGGTGGCCATCTCTTCTCTATTCCTCACTCGCCTTCTGGTAATCTGGGCGGCGGTGATCTTCAGCTTCGGTGTTCCGATTGATGCTACTACCGATCCCAATGATG TACAAGGGCTTCAAATTTTGTACACTTCATTGAATAGTCCTTGGCAGCTAACAGGATGGAGATATAGTGGCGGTGATCCCTGTGGAGAGTTGTGGAAGGGAGTTATCTGCCAAGGTTCTTCTGTAGTGTCTTT GCAAATGTCTGGGTTGGGACTGAGCGGAACAATGGGATACTTGCTCAATAACCTTGTGTCACTAAAGTCATT GGATTTGAGTGGCAATAGTATCCATGATTCAATTCCATATCAGCTACCACCAAACCTGACAAGCCT AAACCTTGCAAACAACATCATAAGCGGGAATCTTCCTTATTCTCTTTCTAGTATGACCTCACTTGCTTACCT GAATGTTAGCAGAAATATTTTGTCTCAGGGAGTTGGAGATATGTTTGCCAATCATTCTGCTCTAGCAAACTT GGACATTTCATTCAATAATTTTACTGGAGATCTCCCACCTTCCTTCAGCACTCTAACCAATCTTTCAACTCT TCGAGTGCAGAACAATAAACTTACTGGTTCTCTCAATGTTCTCGTCGGTCTGCCTTTAATCGATTT AAATGTTGCTGACAACAATTTTAGTGGCTGGATACCCCAGGAACTAAACTCGGTCACCAATTTTGT ATATGATGGAAATGCGTTTGCTAATGGTCCtgctcctcctcctccaccataTACCCCACCTCCTCCAGGTCGATCCGGCAACGGGAGCAATCACTCTCCTCAAAGTGGTCATACACCTGAATCTAATGCTCGAAATGGAAATAAGAAGAATGGATTAACAACAGGGAGCATATTGGGGTTGGTTCTAGGATCTTTGTCTGCAACTATTTTGTTGCTTCTTGCCCTAGTTTTTTGCCTTCGAAGGGAATCCAAGAAGGAAATTTCTGCACAAACCTCAGTGGGAACCCTTCCCGGCAATGATAAAG TGAACACGGAGATGCAAGAGCACCGTGTGAAGCCAACAGCCACTGTATCTGATCTGAAGCCCACAGCAATGGAAAACATGACAATTGAACGATTACAGGGAAAAAATGGATCTGTCAAAAGAGTGAAGTCCCCAATAACTGCCACTTCTTTTACAGTTGCCACTCTTCAAACTGCAACTAATAGCTTTAGTCAGGAAAATCTGATTGGTGAAGGTTCCCTTGGTCGTGTCTATAGGGCAGAGTTTCCCAATGGGAAG ATTATGGCCATAAAAAAGATAGACAGTGCAGCATTGTCCCTGCAGGAAGAAGATAATTTTCTTGAAGCCATTTCTAATATGTCACGTCTGAGGCATCCAAATATTGTTGCACTGGCAGGATACTGTGCAGAGCACGGGCAACGTCTTTTGGTTAATGATTATATTGGAAATAGTAACTTACATGATATGCTACACTATGCTGATGAGAGGAGCAAAATGCTGACATGGAATGCACGTGTTAGAGTAGCACTTGGCACTGCTCGGGCTTTGGA GTACTTGCACGAAGTGTGTTTGCCTTCCGTTGTACATAGAAACTTGAAGTCCGCAAACATTTTACTTGACGATGAGTTCAATCCCCAGCTTTCAGATTGTGGATTAGCTTCTCTAACACCGAACACAGAACGACAG GTTTCATCGGCCCATGTGATTGGTTCATTTGGCTACAGTGCACCTGAGTTTGCCTTATCCGGGATGTACACTGTAAAAAGCGACGTATACAGTTTTGGTGTTGTTATGTTAGAGCTCCTGACTGGTCGGAAACCGCTTGATAG TTCAAGAGTGAGATCAGAACAGTCACTTGTGAGATGGGCCACTCCTCAACTCCACGATATTGATGCTTTATCGAAGATGGTTGACCCTATCTTAAATGGAATGTATCCGGCCAAGTCTTTGAGCCGTTTTGCAGACATCATTGCCCTCTGTGTTCAG CCTGAGCCTGAATTTAGACCTCCCATGTCTGAAGTCGTGCAAGCCCTGGTTCGGTTGATGCAAAGGGCAGTGATCGTCAAGAGACAACCCAGTGGGGATTCGGGTTTTGCATTCAAGAATCCAGATCATGAAGCAGGTGACTCGCAGTAG
- the LOC140813281 gene encoding homeobox protein knotted-1-like LET6 encodes MEGGEGSGNMNTSFRGNSFMGFGDNGNGFCPMMIMPQVAATDPNGDCSQTIFLPLPSTNQQDLNRNSSSGGGSMMLEHNINTSTGYYFMESDGDAGSCSVKSKIMAHPHYPRLLAAYVNCQKIGAPPEVVAKLEEACASATAIGRNDRSRVGEDPALDQFMEAYCEMLTKYEQELSKPFKEAMLFLSRIECQFKALTLSPSDSVACGEAVDRNGSSEEEFDVNNSFIDPQAEDRELKGQLLRKYSGYLGNLKQEFMKKRKKGKLPKEARQQLLDWWSRHYKWPYPSESQKLALAESTGLDQKQINNWFINQRKRHWKPSEDMQFVVMDAAHPHYYMDNILGNPFPMDISPSFL; translated from the exons ATGGAGGGTGGCGAGGGCTCAGGTAACATGAACACTTCTTTCAGGGGAAATTCTTTCATGGGTTTTGGAGATAACGGAAATGGGTTTTGTCCCATGATGATTATGCCTCAGGTGGCTGCTACTGACCCTAATGGGGACTGCAGCCAGACCATATTTCTACCTCTTCCATCCACCAACCAACAAGACCTCAATCGCAACAGCAGCTCCGGCGGCGGTTCTATGATGCTTGAACATAACATTAATACGAGTACTGGGTATTATTTCATGGAAAGCGATGGAGATGCTGGCAGCTGCTCCGTCAAGTCAAAGATCATGGCTCATCCACACTATCCTCGCCTCTTGGCTGCCTATGTCAATTGTCAAAAG ATAGGAGCGCCGCCTGAAGTGGTCGCGAAGCTCGAGGAAGCTTGCGCGTCCGCCACCGCGATAGGCCGCAACGACAGAAGCCGCGTCGGGGAAGATCCGGCACTTGACCAATTCATGGAGGCATACTGTGAAATGCTGACAAAGTATGAGCAAGAACTCTCGAAACCCTTCAAAGAAGCCATGCTTTTCCTTTCGAGGATTGAGTGCCAGTTCAAAGCCCTTACTTTATCTCCCTCTGATTCAGTTG CTTGTGGCGAAGCAGTGGACAGAAATGGTTCGTCGGAAGAAGAATTTGACGTGAATAACAGTTTCATCGACCCCCAAGCAGAAGACCGTGAACTGAAAGGTCAGCTCTTGCGAAAATATAGTGGATACTTGGGCAACCTCAAACAAGAATTCATGAAGAAACGAAAGAAAGGCAAGCTGCCTAAAGAAGCAAGGCAACAGTTACTCGACTGGTGGAGCAGACATTACAAATGGCCTTATCCATCT GAATCTCAGAAACTAGCCCTAGCCGAATCAACAGGCCTGGACCAGAAGCAAATAAACAACTGGTTTATTAACCAAAGGAAACGCCATTGGAAACCGTCCGAGGATATGCAGTTCGTGGTTATGGACGCTGCTCATCCTCACTACTACATGGACAATATTTTGGGCAATCCGTTCCCAATGGATATTTCGCCTTCGTTTCTTTGA
- the LOC140812177 gene encoding protein STRUBBELIG-RECEPTOR FAMILY 8-like isoform X2, which translates to MEKAVAISSLFLTRLLVIWAAVIFSFGVPIDATTDPNDGWRYSGGDPCGELWKGVICQGSSVVSLQMSGLGLSGTMGYLLNNLVSLKSLDLSGNSIHDSIPYQLPPNLTSLNLANNIISGNLPYSLSSMTSLAYLNVSRNILSQGVGDMFANHSALANLDISFNNFTGDLPPSFSTLTNLSTLRVQNNKLTGSLNVLVGLPLIDLNVADNNFSGWIPQELNSVTNFVYDGNAFANGPAPPPPPYTPPPPGRSGNGSNHSPQSGHTPESNARNGNKKNGLTTGSILGLVLGSLSATILLLLALVFCLRRESKKEISAQTSVGTLPGNDKVNTEMQEHRVKPTATVSDLKPTAMENMTIERLQGKNGSVKRVKSPITATSFTVATLQTATNSFSQENLIGEGSLGRVYRAEFPNGKIMAIKKIDSAALSLQEEDNFLEAISNMSRLRHPNIVALAGYCAEHGQRLLVNDYIGNSNLHDMLHYADERSKMLTWNARVRVALGTARALEYLHEVCLPSVVHRNLKSANILLDDEFNPQLSDCGLASLTPNTERQVSSAHVIGSFGYSAPEFALSGMYTVKSDVYSFGVVMLELLTGRKPLDSSRVRSEQSLVRWATPQLHDIDALSKMVDPILNGMYPAKSLSRFADIIALCVQPEPEFRPPMSEVVQALVRLMQRAVIVKRQPSGDSGFAFKNPDHEAGDSQ; encoded by the exons ATGGAGAAAGCGGTGGCCATCTCTTCTCTATTCCTCACTCGCCTTCTGGTAATCTGGGCGGCGGTGATCTTCAGCTTCGGTGTTCCGATTGATGCTACTACCGATCCCAATGATG GATGGAGATATAGTGGCGGTGATCCCTGTGGAGAGTTGTGGAAGGGAGTTATCTGCCAAGGTTCTTCTGTAGTGTCTTT GCAAATGTCTGGGTTGGGACTGAGCGGAACAATGGGATACTTGCTCAATAACCTTGTGTCACTAAAGTCATT GGATTTGAGTGGCAATAGTATCCATGATTCAATTCCATATCAGCTACCACCAAACCTGACAAGCCT AAACCTTGCAAACAACATCATAAGCGGGAATCTTCCTTATTCTCTTTCTAGTATGACCTCACTTGCTTACCT GAATGTTAGCAGAAATATTTTGTCTCAGGGAGTTGGAGATATGTTTGCCAATCATTCTGCTCTAGCAAACTT GGACATTTCATTCAATAATTTTACTGGAGATCTCCCACCTTCCTTCAGCACTCTAACCAATCTTTCAACTCT TCGAGTGCAGAACAATAAACTTACTGGTTCTCTCAATGTTCTCGTCGGTCTGCCTTTAATCGATTT AAATGTTGCTGACAACAATTTTAGTGGCTGGATACCCCAGGAACTAAACTCGGTCACCAATTTTGT ATATGATGGAAATGCGTTTGCTAATGGTCCtgctcctcctcctccaccataTACCCCACCTCCTCCAGGTCGATCCGGCAACGGGAGCAATCACTCTCCTCAAAGTGGTCATACACCTGAATCTAATGCTCGAAATGGAAATAAGAAGAATGGATTAACAACAGGGAGCATATTGGGGTTGGTTCTAGGATCTTTGTCTGCAACTATTTTGTTGCTTCTTGCCCTAGTTTTTTGCCTTCGAAGGGAATCCAAGAAGGAAATTTCTGCACAAACCTCAGTGGGAACCCTTCCCGGCAATGATAAAG TGAACACGGAGATGCAAGAGCACCGTGTGAAGCCAACAGCCACTGTATCTGATCTGAAGCCCACAGCAATGGAAAACATGACAATTGAACGATTACAGGGAAAAAATGGATCTGTCAAAAGAGTGAAGTCCCCAATAACTGCCACTTCTTTTACAGTTGCCACTCTTCAAACTGCAACTAATAGCTTTAGTCAGGAAAATCTGATTGGTGAAGGTTCCCTTGGTCGTGTCTATAGGGCAGAGTTTCCCAATGGGAAG ATTATGGCCATAAAAAAGATAGACAGTGCAGCATTGTCCCTGCAGGAAGAAGATAATTTTCTTGAAGCCATTTCTAATATGTCACGTCTGAGGCATCCAAATATTGTTGCACTGGCAGGATACTGTGCAGAGCACGGGCAACGTCTTTTGGTTAATGATTATATTGGAAATAGTAACTTACATGATATGCTACACTATGCTGATGAGAGGAGCAAAATGCTGACATGGAATGCACGTGTTAGAGTAGCACTTGGCACTGCTCGGGCTTTGGA GTACTTGCACGAAGTGTGTTTGCCTTCCGTTGTACATAGAAACTTGAAGTCCGCAAACATTTTACTTGACGATGAGTTCAATCCCCAGCTTTCAGATTGTGGATTAGCTTCTCTAACACCGAACACAGAACGACAG GTTTCATCGGCCCATGTGATTGGTTCATTTGGCTACAGTGCACCTGAGTTTGCCTTATCCGGGATGTACACTGTAAAAAGCGACGTATACAGTTTTGGTGTTGTTATGTTAGAGCTCCTGACTGGTCGGAAACCGCTTGATAG TTCAAGAGTGAGATCAGAACAGTCACTTGTGAGATGGGCCACTCCTCAACTCCACGATATTGATGCTTTATCGAAGATGGTTGACCCTATCTTAAATGGAATGTATCCGGCCAAGTCTTTGAGCCGTTTTGCAGACATCATTGCCCTCTGTGTTCAG CCTGAGCCTGAATTTAGACCTCCCATGTCTGAAGTCGTGCAAGCCCTGGTTCGGTTGATGCAAAGGGCAGTGATCGTCAAGAGACAACCCAGTGGGGATTCGGGTTTTGCATTCAAGAATCCAGATCATGAAGCAGGTGACTCGCAGTAG